In a single window of the Pseudogemmatithrix spongiicola genome:
- a CDS encoding sulfurtransferase, with amino-acid sequence MRALLAAAALLGHATTLDAQASALPPVVSAEWLALQLARPGVVVLHVGSDSSYRAGHVPGSLRLDFERVMVAPMVPGGLRLQLPTVEALQAGLRDLGVRDDSRIVLVFDGPARMLQAGRAFYTLEWAGLRGRVAVLDGGLPAWRSSVARTVASGAGRSPISGDVRIVPDTSRLVTRDGVRAAIADGGRQLIDARTEQFFTPTALGGGPNGGHIESAVSLPFTSVTDAEGRFKPREEIERLLIATGVIPGEATVTYCHIGLQASWVYLALRHIGRDVALYDGSYEDWVRQETPR; translated from the coding sequence ATGCGCGCGTTGCTCGCGGCGGCGGCCCTTCTCGGACATGCGACCACACTCGACGCGCAGGCGTCGGCGCTTCCGCCGGTGGTCAGCGCCGAGTGGCTCGCGCTGCAGCTCGCGCGGCCGGGCGTGGTCGTGCTGCACGTCGGGAGCGACTCGTCGTATCGCGCCGGGCACGTGCCGGGCTCGCTGCGGTTGGACTTCGAGCGTGTGATGGTGGCGCCGATGGTGCCTGGCGGCCTACGCCTGCAGCTGCCGACAGTCGAGGCCCTGCAAGCCGGGCTCCGTGACCTCGGCGTGCGCGACGATTCGCGCATCGTGCTCGTGTTCGATGGACCCGCGCGCATGCTGCAGGCCGGACGCGCATTCTATACCCTGGAGTGGGCGGGCCTCCGTGGCCGCGTGGCGGTGCTCGACGGCGGGCTGCCCGCGTGGCGCTCGTCGGTGGCGCGCACTGTCGCGAGCGGCGCAGGCCGCAGCCCCATCAGTGGCGATGTGCGCATCGTGCCGGATACCTCGCGGCTCGTGACGCGCGACGGTGTGCGTGCGGCGATCGCCGATGGCGGTCGGCAGCTCATCGACGCCCGCACGGAACAGTTCTTCACGCCCACGGCACTTGGCGGTGGTCCGAACGGCGGGCACATCGAGAGCGCGGTGAGTCTGCCGTTCACGAGCGTGACCGATGCCGAAGGACGCTTCAAGCCGCGCGAGGAGATCGAGCGCCTGCTGATCGCCACGGGCGTGATTCCCGGCGAAGCGACGGTGACGTACTGCCACATCGGGCTGCAGGCGAGCTGGGTGTACTTGGCGCTGCGGCACATCGGGCGGGATGTGGCGCTTTATGATGGGTCGTATGAAGATTGGGTACGTCAGGAGACACCTCGCTGA
- a CDS encoding DUF488 domain-containing protein has protein sequence MKIGYVRRHLAEGNPMPLCTIGYEKRSLDEYIDLLLEDGVEVVVDVRETAWSHKPGFSKTAFASGLRAAGIAYVHVPAAGNPKWLREAAASHAECLALYRSYVRHHPEVLEVLSNALREHGVVHRRIALTCFERHPEDCHRGILAELWAEQNESEVLHLGPEGCKRLIPA, from the coding sequence ATGAAGATTGGGTACGTCAGGAGACACCTCGCTGAGGGGAACCCAATGCCGCTGTGCACGATCGGATACGAGAAGCGATCGCTCGACGAGTACATCGACCTCCTGCTTGAGGACGGCGTCGAGGTTGTGGTGGACGTGCGCGAAACGGCGTGGTCACACAAGCCAGGATTCTCCAAGACGGCCTTCGCCTCCGGCCTGAGGGCCGCAGGCATCGCCTACGTCCACGTACCGGCGGCTGGGAACCCGAAGTGGCTCCGCGAGGCCGCTGCGAGCCACGCCGAGTGCTTGGCCTTGTACCGCTCCTACGTGAGGCACCATCCCGAGGTGCTTGAAGTGCTCAGCAATGCCCTCCGGGAACACGGAGTTGTGCATCGCCGAATCGCCTTGACTTGCTTTGAGCGCCATCCCGAGGACTGTCATCGCGGGATCTTGGCTGAGCTCTGGGCGGAACAGAACGAAAGTGAGGTTCTGCACCTCGGGCCCGAGGGCTGCAAGCGGCTGATTCCCGCCTAG
- the tdh gene encoding L-threonine 3-dehydrogenase, with amino-acid sequence MRALVKSAPTQGFTLKEVPVPTIRDDEVLIRVRRAGVCGTDVHIHEWDAWAQGRCKPPFIVGHEFAGEVEKVGALVTDVKVGDRVTAEGHIVCGMCHLCRTGNAHVCPNTKIIGVDRDGAFADYIAMPATNVWQLDANIPFEIGGIHDPMGNAFHTALHGTELSGKTVLVTGCGPIGIFAVGIAKAAGASHIVASDVNPKRLALATTMGAHSAVHPQDAEAAVQKATHGLGVDVVLEMSGVPAAVHQGFKLVRVGGRVQMLGIPAKPMDVDFATEIIFKGITVYGVVGRRMYDTWIQMTQFLRAGQFDPTPVITHRFPLEAHAEAIAAIKSGEAGKVVFEIS; translated from the coding sequence GTGCGCGCTCTCGTCAAATCCGCCCCGACCCAGGGGTTCACGCTGAAGGAAGTCCCCGTCCCCACCATCCGCGACGACGAGGTGTTGATCCGCGTCCGGCGCGCCGGCGTCTGCGGCACCGACGTCCATATCCACGAGTGGGATGCCTGGGCGCAGGGTCGCTGCAAGCCGCCGTTCATCGTCGGCCATGAGTTTGCCGGCGAAGTGGAGAAGGTCGGCGCGCTGGTGACCGACGTAAAGGTCGGCGACCGCGTGACGGCGGAGGGCCACATCGTCTGCGGGATGTGCCATCTGTGCCGCACAGGCAACGCGCACGTGTGCCCGAACACGAAGATCATCGGCGTGGACCGCGACGGCGCCTTCGCCGACTACATCGCGATGCCGGCGACGAACGTGTGGCAGCTGGATGCGAACATCCCCTTCGAGATCGGCGGCATCCACGACCCGATGGGCAATGCCTTCCACACGGCGCTGCACGGGACGGAGCTCTCGGGCAAGACGGTGCTGGTCACCGGCTGCGGCCCGATCGGCATCTTCGCGGTGGGCATCGCGAAGGCGGCGGGGGCCTCGCACATCGTGGCCAGCGACGTGAACCCGAAGCGCCTGGCATTGGCGACGACGATGGGCGCGCACAGCGCGGTGCACCCGCAGGACGCCGAGGCGGCAGTGCAGAAGGCGACGCACGGACTCGGCGTGGACGTGGTGCTCGAGATGAGCGGCGTGCCGGCGGCGGTGCACCAGGGCTTCAAGCTCGTGCGCGTGGGCGGCCGCGTGCAAATGCTCGGGATCCCCGCGAAGCCGATGGACGTGGACTTCGCGACGGAGATCATCTTCAAGGGCATCACGGTGTACGGCGTGGTCGGCCGCCGCATGTATGACACCTGGATCCAGATGACGCAGTTCCTGCGCGCGGGGCAGTTCGATCCGACGCCGGTCATCACGCACCGGTTCCCGCTTGAGGCGCACGCAGAGGCGATCGCGGCGATCAAGTCCGGTGAGGCCGGGAAAGTGGTGTTCGAGATCTCCTGA
- a CDS encoding DEAD/DEAH box helicase, protein MTALVELLDSFRAAAVSEREKGTYFEELILAYLRHEANYKDLYSDVWTFADWAKSEGRVAKDVGIDLVAKTRDTDEIHAIQCKFYAPDYRIQKSDIDSFFTASGQKPFSHRVIVSSTDHWSENAEAALAGQQIPVSKITLYDLETSQIDWAQFKPKAKAAPALKPKKSPFPHQRSAIEDVITGLKKADRGKLLMACGTGKTFTALKIAERQAGEGKRVLFLVPSLALLSQTLTEWTQESNVGLHSFAVCSDSDVGKKKSADDDSIQTVTHELRFPATTDAKRLAAEVKARHDAQHMTVVFSTYHSIEVVHQAQAEHGLPEFDLIVCDEAHRTTGATWADADESSFVKVHDAGYIVGGKRLYMTATPRIYGNAAKATADKESVTLASMDDPALFGEELHRLSFSDAVQRNLLVDYKVVVLAIEESHVNKRLQGLLADPNNQLKVDDASKIVGCWKALAKQGFREYGNYGDPMRRAVAFCQVIKPSTGKKHKVSSMNIASMFQAVVEAYQQSAPPEEQAVTLRCEAQHVDGGMNASEKEAKLAWLKSPAPADTCRILSNVRCLSEGVDVPALDAVLFLTPRNSQVDVVQSVGRVMRKAPGKDLGYVVLPVVIPAGVAPNEALDNNEVYKVVWQVLQALRSHDDSFDAMVNKLDLMKVPPSKMEVIAVTDRIQQKPRKKGTAERAKGAFGIGAKPSPKEDAELNQTQIEFEIGEIERAIYAKLVQKVGNRQHWEEWANDIAKIAQTHIDRITLLVQDPKHERERAAFAEFAKELRDDLNDSISDAEVIEMLAQHLITKPVFDAIFAGQGFADRNPISRAMQKVLDVLQEHHLEKEADTLQGFYASVKMRAEGIDSAEGRQKIVVELYDKFFRGAFPKLTERLGIVYTPVEVVDFIIHSVAHLLEKEFGQTLGSEGVHILDPFTGTGTFITRLLQSGLISKEELQRKYRKEIHANEIVLLAYYIAGVNIESVYHSIVGGEYEPFPGILLTDTFQMYEKEDLLSELLVDNSARRKRQKRLDIRVIVGNPPYSAGQKDAADDNQNVAYPHLDERIAETYVKRSTATQKKALYDSYIRALRWATERVGKSGVVGFVTNAGFLEGNAGSGIRRSLVDEYSSIYVFHLRGDARTQGERRRKEKDNVFGAGTRTPVAVTLLVRNPDARVSGRVYFYEIGDYLSREEKLEKLQGLASIAGIEAAGSWQSITPDEHGDWLNQRVPSFERFLAIGDKRGSDPSMFENYSLGVSTNRDVWAYQDSQEMLAKNFQSAVQFFNGEVKRIANAKAAGQELTLDDVRGFVDTDPSKFGWDDKMFRSALSGRRGEFSQDHLRPSLYRPFNKRWLYFDRAFITRPGQHPRIFPDGQDNRVILVNAAYKMTGFVALMSDIIPDLHVNGDVQAFPLYWYGADAEDKDDVTAPQLLLGASAPSSAVGDQKLAITDAALAHFRAAYPNDPSLDKESIFYYCYGILHHPEYLRSFKDNLAKELPRIPRVKSREDFWDIHNIGRTLGEWHVNYESFDYNRCPEVVVDTKGKTLTDEHYRVEKMRYSKVEGAKDLTTIHYNEFITVRNIPDHAHSYVIAGRSAIDWVVERQGVRTDKDSGIVNDTNAWAIETMKNPKYPLELLLRVIALSVETLKLVDQLPKLDVLES, encoded by the coding sequence ATGACTGCACTCGTAGAGTTGCTGGACAGCTTCCGCGCTGCCGCTGTGAGCGAGCGTGAGAAAGGGACGTACTTCGAGGAGCTGATCCTTGCGTACCTGCGGCACGAAGCCAACTACAAAGACCTCTACAGCGATGTCTGGACCTTCGCCGACTGGGCCAAGTCCGAAGGGAGGGTCGCGAAGGACGTCGGCATCGACCTCGTCGCGAAGACACGCGACACGGATGAGATCCACGCCATCCAGTGCAAGTTCTACGCGCCGGATTACCGCATCCAGAAATCCGACATCGACAGCTTCTTCACGGCGTCGGGGCAGAAGCCGTTCTCGCATCGCGTGATCGTCAGCAGCACGGATCACTGGTCCGAGAACGCGGAAGCAGCCCTCGCGGGCCAGCAGATCCCCGTCAGCAAGATCACCCTCTACGATCTCGAGACCAGTCAAATCGACTGGGCGCAGTTCAAGCCGAAGGCCAAGGCGGCGCCCGCCCTGAAGCCCAAGAAGTCGCCGTTCCCGCACCAGCGCTCGGCGATCGAAGACGTCATCACCGGGCTCAAGAAGGCCGACCGCGGCAAGCTCCTGATGGCCTGCGGCACGGGTAAGACCTTCACGGCCCTCAAGATCGCCGAGCGACAGGCCGGTGAAGGCAAGCGCGTGCTGTTCCTAGTGCCGAGCCTCGCGCTGCTCTCGCAGACGCTCACGGAGTGGACTCAGGAGAGCAACGTCGGCCTGCACAGCTTTGCCGTGTGCTCCGACAGCGACGTCGGCAAGAAGAAATCCGCCGACGACGACAGCATCCAGACCGTCACGCACGAGCTGCGCTTTCCGGCAACTACTGACGCCAAGCGCCTCGCCGCGGAGGTGAAGGCGCGGCACGATGCGCAGCATATGACCGTCGTGTTCAGCACCTATCACTCGATCGAGGTCGTGCATCAGGCGCAGGCCGAGCACGGGTTGCCGGAGTTCGACCTCATCGTCTGCGACGAAGCCCACCGGACCACGGGTGCGACCTGGGCCGATGCGGACGAGAGCAGCTTCGTGAAGGTCCACGACGCTGGCTACATCGTGGGCGGCAAGCGGCTCTATATGACGGCGACGCCGCGCATCTATGGGAATGCGGCGAAGGCGACTGCCGACAAAGAGAGCGTCACGCTGGCCTCGATGGACGACCCCGCGCTGTTCGGCGAGGAGCTGCACCGCCTCAGTTTCTCCGACGCCGTGCAGCGCAACCTGCTCGTGGACTACAAGGTCGTGGTGCTGGCCATCGAGGAGTCACACGTCAACAAGCGCCTGCAGGGGCTGCTCGCCGACCCCAACAACCAGCTCAAGGTGGACGACGCGAGCAAGATCGTCGGCTGCTGGAAGGCCTTGGCCAAGCAGGGCTTCAGGGAGTACGGCAACTACGGCGACCCGATGCGCCGCGCGGTCGCCTTCTGCCAGGTCATCAAGCCGAGCACGGGCAAGAAGCACAAGGTCAGCTCGATGAACATCGCCTCGATGTTCCAGGCGGTAGTCGAGGCCTATCAGCAGTCCGCGCCGCCCGAGGAGCAGGCCGTCACGCTGCGCTGCGAGGCGCAGCACGTGGACGGCGGGATGAACGCCAGCGAGAAGGAAGCCAAGCTCGCCTGGCTCAAGTCGCCGGCGCCCGCCGACACCTGCCGCATTCTCAGCAACGTGCGCTGCCTCAGCGAAGGCGTGGATGTCCCCGCGCTCGATGCCGTGCTCTTCCTCACCCCGCGCAATTCGCAGGTGGACGTCGTCCAGTCGGTGGGCCGCGTAATGCGCAAGGCACCCGGCAAGGACCTCGGCTACGTCGTGCTGCCTGTCGTGATTCCTGCCGGCGTTGCGCCAAACGAGGCGCTCGACAACAACGAGGTGTACAAGGTCGTCTGGCAGGTGCTGCAGGCCCTGCGTTCGCACGACGACAGCTTCGACGCGATGGTCAACAAGCTGGACCTGATGAAGGTGCCGCCCAGCAAGATGGAAGTCATCGCCGTCACCGACCGCATCCAGCAGAAGCCGCGCAAGAAGGGCACGGCCGAGAGAGCCAAGGGCGCGTTCGGGATTGGCGCGAAGCCGTCACCCAAGGAGGACGCCGAGCTTAACCAGACGCAGATCGAGTTCGAGATCGGCGAGATCGAGCGCGCCATCTACGCCAAGCTCGTCCAGAAGGTCGGCAACCGGCAGCACTGGGAAGAGTGGGCCAACGACATCGCGAAGATCGCCCAGACGCACATCGACCGCATCACGCTCCTCGTGCAGGACCCCAAGCACGAGCGGGAGCGGGCGGCCTTCGCCGAGTTTGCCAAGGAGCTGCGCGACGACCTCAACGACAGCATCTCAGATGCCGAGGTGATCGAGATGCTCGCGCAACATCTCATCACCAAGCCCGTGTTCGATGCCATCTTCGCGGGGCAGGGCTTTGCGGATCGCAACCCGATCAGCCGGGCGATGCAGAAGGTGCTCGATGTGCTGCAGGAGCATCATCTGGAGAAGGAGGCCGATACCCTACAGGGCTTCTATGCCAGCGTGAAGATGCGCGCGGAGGGGATCGACAGCGCCGAGGGGCGGCAGAAGATCGTCGTGGAGCTCTATGACAAGTTCTTCCGCGGCGCCTTTCCGAAGCTCACCGAGCGGCTGGGCATCGTGTACACGCCGGTGGAGGTGGTGGACTTCATCATCCACAGCGTGGCGCACCTGCTGGAGAAGGAGTTCGGTCAGACCTTGGGCAGCGAGGGGGTGCACATCCTCGACCCGTTCACGGGGACGGGGACGTTCATCACGCGGCTACTGCAGAGCGGGTTGATCTCCAAGGAAGAGCTGCAGCGGAAGTATCGGAAGGAGATTCACGCTAACGAGATCGTGCTGCTCGCCTATTACATCGCTGGCGTGAACATCGAGTCCGTGTATCACAGCATCGTGGGCGGGGAGTATGAGCCGTTTCCGGGCATCCTGCTGACGGACACGTTCCAGATGTATGAGAAGGAGGACCTGCTCAGCGAGCTGTTAGTGGACAACAGTGCGCGGCGGAAGCGGCAGAAGAGGCTGGATATTCGCGTGATTGTGGGGAATCCGCCGTACTCGGCTGGCCAAAAGGATGCAGCAGACGACAACCAGAACGTGGCTTACCCGCACCTGGACGAACGCATCGCTGAGACCTACGTAAAGCGCTCCACGGCGACGCAGAAGAAGGCGTTGTACGACAGCTATATCAGGGCATTGCGCTGGGCGACTGAGCGTGTCGGCAAGAGTGGGGTCGTAGGATTTGTGACCAACGCGGGGTTCCTTGAAGGGAACGCCGGCTCGGGTATCAGAAGGTCGCTCGTCGATGAGTATAGCAGCATCTACGTCTTTCACCTGCGCGGCGACGCCCGCACACAGGGTGAACGGCGACGCAAGGAGAAGGACAATGTCTTCGGAGCCGGAACACGGACGCCGGTAGCTGTTACCCTGCTTGTGCGGAACCCAGACGCTCGTGTGAGCGGTCGGGTGTACTTCTATGAGATTGGCGACTATCTAAGCCGCGAGGAAAAGCTCGAGAAGCTCCAAGGCCTCGCAAGCATCGCAGGCATCGAGGCTGCGGGCTCGTGGCAGTCGATTACGCCGGACGAGCACGGTGACTGGTTGAACCAGAGAGTGCCTAGTTTCGAGCGGTTCTTGGCAATCGGTGACAAGCGTGGGTCTGATCCGTCGATGTTCGAGAATTACTCTCTTGGCGTGAGTACTAATCGGGATGTTTGGGCGTACCAGGACTCGCAGGAGATGCTCGCGAAGAACTTTCAGTCTGCGGTGCAGTTTTTCAACGGCGAGGTCAAGCGCATCGCCAACGCCAAGGCCGCCGGTCAGGAACTCACGCTCGACGACGTCCGGGGCTTCGTTGACACGGACCCCTCAAAGTTCGGATGGGACGACAAGATGTTCCGCTCGGCGTTAAGCGGACGTAGAGGCGAGTTTAGCCAGGATCACTTGCGGCCGAGCCTGTATCGGCCTTTCAACAAGCGCTGGCTGTACTTCGACCGTGCATTCATCACCCGGCCAGGCCAACATCCTCGAATCTTTCCGGATGGGCAGGACAACAGAGTCATCCTGGTGAACGCTGCGTATAAGATGACCGGCTTTGTCGCGTTGATGTCTGATATCATCCCGGATCTTCACGTCAACGGCGATGTGCAGGCCTTTCCGCTCTATTGGTACGGTGCGGATGCAGAGGACAAGGACGACGTCACTGCTCCGCAACTCCTGCTTGGTGCTTCTGCACCCTCTTCTGCAGTGGGCGACCAGAAGCTCGCCATCACAGACGCCGCCCTCGCCCACTTCCGCGCCGCCTACCCCAACGACCCCTCGCTCGACAAGGAATCCATCTTCTACTACTGCTACGGCATCCTCCACCACCCGGAGTACCTCCGCAGCTTCAAGGACAACCTCGCCAAGGAACTCCCCCGCATCCCTCGCGTGAAGTCCCGCGAGGACTTCTGGGACATCCACAACATCGGTCGCACCCTCGGCGAGTGGCACGTCAACTACGAATCGTTCGACTACAACCGCTGCCCCGAGGTCGTCGTCGACACCAAAGGCAAGACGCTCACCGACGAGCACTACCGTGTCGAGAAGATGCGGTACAGCAAGGTCGAAGGCGCCAAGGACCTCACGACGATCCACTACAACGAGTTCATCACAGTCCGCAACATCCCGGATCACGCGCACAGTTACGTGATTGCCGGCCGCTCGGCCATCGACTGGGTCGTCGAGCGCCAGGGCGTCCGCACCGACAAGGACAGTGGCATCGTCAACGATACCAACGCCTGGGCCATCGAGACGATGAAGAATCCTAAGTACCCGCTGGAGCTGCTCCTGCGCGTCATCGCGCTCAGCGTCGAGACGCTCAAGCTGGTGGACCAGCTCCCGAAGCTGGACGTGCTGGAGAGCTAG
- a CDS encoding glycine C-acetyltransferase — protein sequence MNSNFVSELQSGIDALKAAGTYKKLNHLDSPQSARVQMEGRGEVLILSSNNYLGLCDEPSVVQAGIDGLKKYGAGTGSVRFICGTFTVHRELETALARFVGTEASMSYVSAWNANEGLTASVVQEGDFVISDALNHASIIDSIRLAKAITKCTTAVYKHSDLDDLVEKLKANKAAKRRLIWTDGVFSMEGSVAKLPQLLQIAKDHDAILIMDDSHATGVLGKTGRGTAEHFGVLGEVDVITSTLGKALGGAAGGFVAGPTALCDTLTQRSRPQLFSNALPPTVAASALASVEFIEQHPERVQQLRDNTAFFRGAIVEAGFNPLEGDTPIVPIIIGETADAIRMSELLLEEGIFVTGFGFPVVPQGTARLRCQISASHTKADLEFAVAAIRRVGLKTGVIK from the coding sequence ATGAATTCGAACTTCGTCTCCGAGCTCCAGTCCGGCATTGACGCCCTCAAGGCCGCCGGCACCTACAAGAAGCTCAACCATCTCGACTCCCCGCAGTCGGCCCGCGTGCAGATGGAAGGCCGCGGGGAGGTCCTGATCCTCTCGTCCAACAACTACCTCGGCCTCTGCGACGAGCCGAGCGTGGTGCAGGCGGGCATCGACGGGCTCAAGAAGTACGGCGCGGGTACGGGCTCCGTGCGTTTCATCTGCGGCACCTTCACGGTGCACCGCGAGCTCGAGACGGCACTGGCGCGCTTCGTGGGCACGGAAGCGTCGATGAGCTACGTGTCGGCGTGGAACGCGAACGAGGGCCTGACGGCCAGCGTGGTGCAGGAAGGCGACTTCGTGATCTCGGATGCGCTGAATCACGCGTCGATCATCGACTCGATCCGCCTCGCGAAGGCCATCACGAAGTGCACGACGGCCGTGTACAAGCACAGCGACCTCGACGACCTGGTCGAGAAGCTGAAGGCGAACAAGGCGGCGAAGCGTCGGCTCATCTGGACGGACGGCGTGTTCTCGATGGAAGGCAGCGTGGCGAAGCTGCCGCAGCTGCTGCAGATCGCCAAGGACCACGACGCGATCCTCATCATGGACGATTCGCACGCCACCGGCGTGCTCGGCAAGACGGGCCGCGGCACGGCGGAGCATTTCGGCGTGCTGGGCGAAGTGGACGTGATCACGAGCACCCTGGGCAAGGCGCTGGGCGGTGCGGCGGGTGGCTTCGTAGCCGGACCGACGGCGCTCTGCGACACGCTCACGCAGCGCTCGCGGCCGCAGCTGTTCTCCAACGCCCTGCCGCCGACGGTCGCGGCCTCGGCCCTGGCGAGCGTGGAGTTCATCGAGCAGCACCCGGAGCGCGTGCAACAGCTGCGCGACAACACGGCATTCTTCCGCGGGGCGATCGTCGAGGCGGGCTTCAATCCGCTCGAGGGCGACACGCCGATCGTGCCGATCATCATCGGCGAGACGGCCGATGCCATCCGCATGAGCGAACTGCTGCTGGAAGAAGGCATCTTCGTGACGGGCTTCGGATTCCCTGTGGTGCCGCAGGGCACGGCGCGCTTGCGCTGCCAGATCTCGGCCAGCCACACGAAGGCGGATCTCGAGTTCGCGGTGGCGGCGATTCGTCGCGTGGGCCTGAAGACCGGCGTCATCAAGTGA